The following are from one region of the Mustela lutreola isolate mMusLut2 chromosome 9, mMusLut2.pri, whole genome shotgun sequence genome:
- the SNX21 gene encoding sorting nexin-21 isoform X1, translated as MASRLLHRLRHALAGDNPGEAATGPEAEQFPESSELEDDDAEGLSSRLSGTLSFTSAEDEEEEDDEDDGEVGPDSLPSGDGASGEDADRSSPPDGQRGSQPLARQLQDFWKKSRNTLVPQRLLFEVTSANVVKDPPSKYVLYTLAVMGPGPPDRQPAQISRRYSDFERLHRNLQRQFRGPMAAISFPRKRLRRNFTAETIARRSRAFEQFLSHLQAVPELRRAPDLQDFFVLPELRRAQSLTCTGLYHEALALWANAWQLQTQLGTPLGPDRPLLTLAGLAVCHQELENPGEARACCERALQLLGDKNPHPLLAPFLEAHVRLSWRLGLDKRQTEARLQALQEAGLTPTPPPSLKELLIKEELD; from the exons ATGGCTTCGCGGCTCCTGCACCGGCTGCGGCACGCCCTAGCCGGGGACAACCCGGGGGAGGCGGCGACCGGTCCGGAGGCCGAGCAGTTCCCGGAGAGCTCGGAGCTGGAGGATGACGACGCCGAGGGCCTGTCCTCCCGCCTCAGCGGCACCCTCAGCTTCACCAGCGCCGAGGACGAAGAGGAGGAGGACGACGAGGACGACGGGGAGGTTGGCCCCGACTCGCTGCCCTCCGGGGACGGGGCGTCGGGAGAAGATGCAG ATCGGAGCTCTCCACCTGATGGGCAGCGGGGCAGTCAGCCGCTGGCAAGGCAGTTGCAGGATTTCTGGAAGAAGTCCCGGaacaccctggtgccccagcGGCTGCTCTTCGAGGTGACCAGCGCCAACGTGGTCAAAGACCCACCCTCCAAGTACGTG ctCTACACCCTCGCCGTGATGGGCCCAGGGCCACCCGATCGCCAGCCAGCCCAGATCTCTCGCCGCTACTCGGACTTTGAGCGGCTGCATCGAAACCTGCAGCGACAGTTCCGGGGCCCTATGGCTGCCATCTCATTCCCCCGGAAGCGCCTGCGCCGGAATTTTACCGCAGAGACCATCGCCCGCCGGAGCCGAGCCTTCGAGCAGTTTCTGAGCCACTTGCAGGCAGTGCCTGAGCTGCGCCGTGCCCCGGACCTGCAGGACTTCTTTGTGCTGCCCGAGCTGCGGCGGGCGCAGAGCCTCACCTGCACTGGCCTCTATCATGAGGCTCTGGCGCTCTGGGCCAATGCCTGGCAGCTGCAGACCCAGCTAGGCACCCCCTTGGGCCCAGACCGCCCACTGCTAACCCTGGCTGGGCTGGCTGTGTGCCACCAGGAGCTGGAGAACCCTGGGGAGGCCCGGGCGTGTTGTGAGAGGGCCTTGCAACTGCTGGGGGACAAGAACCCCCACCCTCTGTTGGCACCCTTTCTGGAAGCCCACGTCCGGCTCTCCTGGCGCCTGGGCCTGGACAAACGCCAAACAGAGGCCCGACTCCAGGCCCTGCAGGAGGCAGGCCTGACCCCCACGCCACCCCCCAGTCTCAAAGAATTGCTTATCAAGGAGGAACTGGACTGA
- the SNX21 gene encoding sorting nexin-21 isoform X2 produces MASRLLHRLRHALAGDNPGEAATGPEAEQFPESSELEDDDAEGLSSRLSGTLSFTSAEDEEEEDDEDDGEVGPDSLPSGDGASGEDADRSSPPDGQRGSQPLARQLQDFWKKSRNTLVPQRLLFEVTSANVVKDPPSNSTPSP; encoded by the exons ATGGCTTCGCGGCTCCTGCACCGGCTGCGGCACGCCCTAGCCGGGGACAACCCGGGGGAGGCGGCGACCGGTCCGGAGGCCGAGCAGTTCCCGGAGAGCTCGGAGCTGGAGGATGACGACGCCGAGGGCCTGTCCTCCCGCCTCAGCGGCACCCTCAGCTTCACCAGCGCCGAGGACGAAGAGGAGGAGGACGACGAGGACGACGGGGAGGTTGGCCCCGACTCGCTGCCCTCCGGGGACGGGGCGTCGGGAGAAGATGCAG ATCGGAGCTCTCCACCTGATGGGCAGCGGGGCAGTCAGCCGCTGGCAAGGCAGTTGCAGGATTTCTGGAAGAAGTCCCGGaacaccctggtgccccagcGGCTGCTCTTCGAGGTGACCAGCGCCAACGTGGTCAAAGACCCACCCTCCAA ctCTACACCCTCGCCGTGA
- the TNNC2 gene encoding troponin C, skeletal muscle gives MTDQQAEARSYLSEEMIAEFKAAFDMFDADGGGDISVKELGTVMRMLGQTPTKEELDAIIEEVDEDGSGTIDFEEFLVMMVRQMKEDAKGKSEEELAECFRIFDRNADGYIDAEELAEIFRASGEHVTDEEIESLMKDGDKNNDGRIDFDEFLKMMEGVQ, from the exons ATG ACGGACCAGCAGGCGGAGGCCCGGTCCTACCTCAGCGAGGAGATGATCGCTG AGTTCAAGGCTGCCTTCGACATGTTTGATGCTGATGGTGGCGGGGACATCAGCGTCAAGGAGTTGGGCACGGTGATGAGGATGCTGGGCCAGACACCCACCAAAGAGGAGCTGGACGCCATCATCGAGGAGGTGGACGAGGACG GCAGCGGCACCATCGACTTCGAGGAGTTCTTGGTCATGATGGTGCGCCAGATGAAAGAGGATGCGAAGGGGAAGAGCGAGGAGGAGCTGGCCGAGTGTTTCCGCATCTTTGACAG GAACGCGGACGGCTACATCGATGCGGAGGAGCTGGCTGAGATTTTCAGGGCCTCTGGGGAGCACGTGACCGACGAGGAGATCGAATCCCTCATGAAAGATGGAGACAAGAACAACGACGGCCGCATTGACTTCGACG AGTTCCTGAAGATGATGGAAGGCGTGCAGTAA
- the UBE2C gene encoding ubiquitin-conjugating enzyme E2 C isoform X2, which yields MILRGLQQELMTLMMSGDKGISAFPESDNLFKWVGTIHGAAGTVYEDLRYKLSLEFPSGYPYNAPTVKFLTPCYHPNVDTQGNICLDILKDKWSALYDVRTILLSIQSLLGEPNIDSPLNTHAAELWKNPTAFKKYLQETYSKQVSSQDP from the exons ATGATCCTCCGCGG GCTACAGCAGGAGCTGATGACCCTCATG ATGTCCGGTGACAAAGGAATTTCTGCCTTCCCTGAATCAGACAACCTTTTCAAATGGGTGGGGACCATCCACGGAGCAGCTGGCACA GTGTATGAAGACCTGCGGTATAAGCTCTCCTTGGAGTTCCCCAGTGGCTACCCCTACAATGCGCCCACGGTGAAATTCCTCACACCCTGCTACCACCCCAACGTGGACACCCAGGGGAACATCTGCCTGGACATCCTGAAGGACAAGTGGTCAGCCCTATATGACGTCAGGACCATCCTGCTGTCCATCCAGAGCCTGCTAGGAG AACCAAACATTGATAGTCCTTTGAACACACACGCTGCCGAGCTCTGGAAAAACCCCACAG CCTTTAAGAAGTACCTACAAGAAACCTACTCAAAGCAGGTCTCCAGCCAAGATCCCTGA
- the UBE2C gene encoding ubiquitin-conjugating enzyme E2 C isoform X1 gives MASQNRDPAAASVAAARKGAEPSGGAARGPVGKRLQQELMTLMMSGDKGISAFPESDNLFKWVGTIHGAAGTVYEDLRYKLSLEFPSGYPYNAPTVKFLTPCYHPNVDTQGNICLDILKDKWSALYDVRTILLSIQSLLGEPNIDSPLNTHAAELWKNPTAFKKYLQETYSKQVSSQDP, from the exons ATGGCCTCCCAGAACCGCGACCCAGCTGCCGCCAGCGTCGCCGCCGCCCGCAAAGGAGCCGAGCCCAGCGGGGGCGCCGCCCGTGGACCCGTGGGCAAGAG GCTACAGCAGGAGCTGATGACCCTCATG ATGTCCGGTGACAAAGGAATTTCTGCCTTCCCTGAATCAGACAACCTTTTCAAATGGGTGGGGACCATCCACGGAGCAGCTGGCACA GTGTATGAAGACCTGCGGTATAAGCTCTCCTTGGAGTTCCCCAGTGGCTACCCCTACAATGCGCCCACGGTGAAATTCCTCACACCCTGCTACCACCCCAACGTGGACACCCAGGGGAACATCTGCCTGGACATCCTGAAGGACAAGTGGTCAGCCCTATATGACGTCAGGACCATCCTGCTGTCCATCCAGAGCCTGCTAGGAG AACCAAACATTGATAGTCCTTTGAACACACACGCTGCCGAGCTCTGGAAAAACCCCACAG CCTTTAAGAAGTACCTACAAGAAACCTACTCAAAGCAGGTCTCCAGCCAAGATCCCTGA
- the UBE2C gene encoding ubiquitin-conjugating enzyme E2 C isoform X3, whose product MTLMMSGDKGISAFPESDNLFKWVGTIHGAAGTVYEDLRYKLSLEFPSGYPYNAPTVKFLTPCYHPNVDTQGNICLDILKDKWSALYDVRTILLSIQSLLGEPNIDSPLNTHAAELWKNPTAFKKYLQETYSKQVSSQDP is encoded by the exons ATGACCCTCATG ATGTCCGGTGACAAAGGAATTTCTGCCTTCCCTGAATCAGACAACCTTTTCAAATGGGTGGGGACCATCCACGGAGCAGCTGGCACA GTGTATGAAGACCTGCGGTATAAGCTCTCCTTGGAGTTCCCCAGTGGCTACCCCTACAATGCGCCCACGGTGAAATTCCTCACACCCTGCTACCACCCCAACGTGGACACCCAGGGGAACATCTGCCTGGACATCCTGAAGGACAAGTGGTCAGCCCTATATGACGTCAGGACCATCCTGCTGTCCATCCAGAGCCTGCTAGGAG AACCAAACATTGATAGTCCTTTGAACACACACGCTGCCGAGCTCTGGAAAAACCCCACAG CCTTTAAGAAGTACCTACAAGAAACCTACTCAAAGCAGGTCTCCAGCCAAGATCCCTGA
- the DNTTIP1 gene encoding deoxynucleotidyltransferase terminal-interacting protein 1: MGATGDAEQPRGPGGAERGGPELGDAGAAGQLVLTNPWNIMIKHRQVQRRGRRSQMTTSFTDPAISMDLLRAVLQPSINEEIQTVFNKYMKFFQKAALNVRDNVGEEVDAEQLIQEACRSCLEQAKLLFSDGEKVIPRLTHELPGIKRGRQTEEECAHRGSPVPKKRKGRPPGHMLSNDRAAAGLVWKPKSCEPIRREGPKWDPARLNESTTFVLGSRANKALGMGGTRGRIYIKHPHLFKYAADPQDKHWLAEQHHMRATGGKMAYLLIEEDIRDLAASDDYRGCLDLKLEELKSFVLPSWMVEKMRKYMETLRTENEHRAAEAPPQT; the protein is encoded by the exons ATGGGGGCCACTGGCGACGCCGAGCAGCCGCGGGGACCCGGCGGGGCAGAGCGGGGCGGCCCCGAGCTGGGCGACGCGGGCGCAGCGGGGCAGCTGGTTCTCACG AATCCTTGGAATATAATGATAAAGCACCGGCAGGTGCAGCGAAGGGGCCGCCGCTCACAGATGACAACAAG TTTCACAGATCCTGCCATCTCCATGGACCTCCTCCGCGCTGTCCTGCAGCCTAGCATCAATGAGGAGATCCAGACTGTCTTCAACAAGTACATGAAG TTCTTCCAGAAGGCAGCACTGAATGTCAGAGACAACGTCGGGGAAGAGGTGGACGCAGAGCAGCTGATCCAGGAGGCCTGTCGGAGCTGCCTGGAGCAG GCTAAACTACTGTTTTCCGATGGAGAAAAAGTAATACCCAGATTGACCCATGAGCTTCCAGGGATAAAG CGCGGCCGACAGACAGAAGAGGAATGTGCCCATCGAGGAAGCCCTGTTCCCAAAAAG aggaagggacgGCCTCCTGGACACATGCTGTCAAACGACCGGGCAGCCGCTGGCCTGGT ATGGAAGCCAAAATCCTGTGAACCTATTCGCCGAGAAGGCCCCAAG TGGGACCCAGCCCGGCTGAATGAATCTACCACTTTCGTGTTGGGATCTCGAGCCAACAA GGCCCTGGGCATGGGGGGCACGAGAGGAAGAATCTACATCAAGCATCCGCACCTCTTTAAG TATGCAGCCGACCCCCAGGACAAGCACTGGCTGGCTGAGCAGCATCACATGAGGGCAACAGGGGGGAAGATG GCTTACCTCCTCATCGAGGAGGACATCCGGGACCTCGCGGCCAGTGATGACTACAG AGGATGCCTGGACCTGAAGCTGGAGGAGTTGAAATCCTTTGTGCTACCCTCCTGGATGGTTGAGAAGATGCGGAAGTACATGGAGACACTACGGACAGAGAACGAGCATCGTGCTGCTGAAGCACCTCCACAGACCTGA